The proteins below come from a single Sorghum bicolor cultivar BTx623 chromosome 4, Sorghum_bicolor_NCBIv3, whole genome shotgun sequence genomic window:
- the LOC8077635 gene encoding negative regulator of systemic acquired resistance SNI1 isoform X1: MAASRAPPASVAAATDGGIEENAMAILDSSGIKDSRDLHDDRAAFLEAVRSACLAADNPSAPSWRMYDGVFQIFRNSRSLELAVASFHLLTELGKQYPRTYVTDSGGHQSLVVVKECWLPFLLGNGAVSSEIGGNVRNSDHLFDPSRFSLLIEAIVEPTNDTDDDNGIKAIENMMLFQYLVNTLEADFVPRHIAYKESLDWVIFRESLLNMLLGSRKLMFKSFVKNCMFILLNQYHPEAKDEVEDIVPSERKAKSASDHDFSLNYSSFESERTLVSLRKLFVMVMKLDLIRKEADTLGLTSRADGFRNPIMEIILDELTYNSSYLSPFLLAFVEGKWKLEIILQYFSKYCGKGPVRTRRRSDNSQEDLKLESVLSFFLTATSANAIVKKMGAEIAQLLLTHAYQVCLSVQDVTSNSTATSEKIGATLQEISSNFISAFQNIRKASPNIQISPFEKEALFTAATLIRKLKSEER, from the exons ATGGCGGCCTCTCGCGCGCCGCCGGCCTCCGTCGCCGCCGCGACAGATGGGGGCATCGAGGAAAACGCGATGGCAATCCTCGACTCCTCCGGCATCAAGGACTCCCGCGACCTCCACGACGACC GAGCCGCCTTCTTGGAGGCCGTGCGCTCCGCCTGCCTCGCCGCCGACAACCCATCGGCCCCATCGTG GAGAATGTACGATGGTGTTTTCCAGATTTTTCGAAACAGTAGGTCTCTGGAGCTTGCGGTGGCAAGTTTCCATCTCTTAACAGAATTGGGCAAG CAATATCCAAGAACATATGTGACAGATTCTGGTGGACACCAATCTTTGGTGGTAGTTAAAGAG TGCTGGTTACCTTTTCTCCTTGGCAATGGTGCTGTTAGTAGTGAGATTGGGGGAAACGTGAGGAACTCAGATCACCTATTTGATCCTTCA AGATTCTCATTGCTGATTGAGGCTATTGTGGAACCAACAAATGACACAGATGATGATAATGGAATTAAG GCTATCGAGAATATGATGCTGTTCCAGTATCTTGTCAACACACTTGAAGCAGATTTTGTGCCTCGCCATATTGCATACAAAG AGTCACTAGACTGGGTGATTTTCAGAGAGTCTCTCTTAAATATGCTTCTG GGATCACGAAAGCTGATGTTCAAATCTTTCGTGAAGAACTGCATGTTTATTCTACTCAACCAGTATCACCCTGAAGCTAAAGATGAAGTTGAAGATATCGTACCTTCTGAAAGAAAAGCTAAATCAGCATCTGATCACGATTTCTCCCTAAACTATTCATCCTTCGAGTCAGAAAGGACACTCGTATCTCTCAGGAAATTATTTGTGATG GTTATGAAACTTGACTTGATTAGGAAAGAAGCAGACACATTAGGGCTAACTTCAAGAGCTGACGGGTTCAG AAACCCTATCATGGAAATTATTTTGGATGAGCTTACCTACAACAGCAGTTATTTATCCCCATTTCTCTTG GCCTTTGTGGAAGGGAAGTGGAAATTGGAGATTATTTTGCAGTACTTTTCAAAATATTGTGGCAAG GGCCCAGTCCGGACTCGAAGGAGGTCTGATAATTCACAAGAAGATTTGAAACTGGAAAGTGTTCTGAGTTTCTTTTTGACAGCCACAAGCGCAAATGCTATTGTCAAAAAGATGGGTGCAGAAATTGCTCAGCTTCTCTTAACACATGCTTACCAG GTGTGCCTTTCTGTTCAAGATGTCACTAGCAATTCTACTGCTACCTCCGAAAAAATTGGAGCTACTCTCCAAGAGATATCTTCAAACTTCATATCTGCTTTTCAAAATATCAGAAAAGCTAGCCC GAATATCCAGATATCACCATTCGAGAAAGAAGCTCTGTTTACTGCTGCAACGTTGATTAGAAAATTGAAGAGCGAAGAAAGATAG
- the LOC8077635 gene encoding negative regulator of systemic acquired resistance SNI1 isoform X2 encodes MAASRAPPASVAAATDGGIEENAMAILDSSGIKDSRDLHDDRAAFLEAVRSACLAADNPSAPSWRMYDGVFQIFRNSRSLELAVASFHLLTELGKQYPRTYVTDSGGHQSLVVVKECWLPFLLGNGAVSSEIGGNVRNSDHLFDPSRFSLLIEAIVEPTNDTDDDNGIKAIENMMLFQYLVNTLEADFVPRHIAYKESLDWVIFRESLLNMLLGSRKLMFKSFVKNCMFILLNQYHPEAKDEVEDIVPSERKAKSASDHDFSLNYSSFESERTLVSLRKLFVMVMKLDLIRKEADTLGLTSRADGFRNPIMEIILDELTYNSSYLSPFLLAFVEGKWKLEIILQYFSKYCGKGPVRTRRRSDNSQEDLKLESVLSFFLTATSANAIVKKMGAEIAQLLLTHAYQFCRFILAVQVTCFSGNSFCRLLQRPNYSRQMIATLSYLPIRWDLLYHKIIQMNHNCVSCWHFLLHNI; translated from the exons ATGGCGGCCTCTCGCGCGCCGCCGGCCTCCGTCGCCGCCGCGACAGATGGGGGCATCGAGGAAAACGCGATGGCAATCCTCGACTCCTCCGGCATCAAGGACTCCCGCGACCTCCACGACGACC GAGCCGCCTTCTTGGAGGCCGTGCGCTCCGCCTGCCTCGCCGCCGACAACCCATCGGCCCCATCGTG GAGAATGTACGATGGTGTTTTCCAGATTTTTCGAAACAGTAGGTCTCTGGAGCTTGCGGTGGCAAGTTTCCATCTCTTAACAGAATTGGGCAAG CAATATCCAAGAACATATGTGACAGATTCTGGTGGACACCAATCTTTGGTGGTAGTTAAAGAG TGCTGGTTACCTTTTCTCCTTGGCAATGGTGCTGTTAGTAGTGAGATTGGGGGAAACGTGAGGAACTCAGATCACCTATTTGATCCTTCA AGATTCTCATTGCTGATTGAGGCTATTGTGGAACCAACAAATGACACAGATGATGATAATGGAATTAAG GCTATCGAGAATATGATGCTGTTCCAGTATCTTGTCAACACACTTGAAGCAGATTTTGTGCCTCGCCATATTGCATACAAAG AGTCACTAGACTGGGTGATTTTCAGAGAGTCTCTCTTAAATATGCTTCTG GGATCACGAAAGCTGATGTTCAAATCTTTCGTGAAGAACTGCATGTTTATTCTACTCAACCAGTATCACCCTGAAGCTAAAGATGAAGTTGAAGATATCGTACCTTCTGAAAGAAAAGCTAAATCAGCATCTGATCACGATTTCTCCCTAAACTATTCATCCTTCGAGTCAGAAAGGACACTCGTATCTCTCAGGAAATTATTTGTGATG GTTATGAAACTTGACTTGATTAGGAAAGAAGCAGACACATTAGGGCTAACTTCAAGAGCTGACGGGTTCAG AAACCCTATCATGGAAATTATTTTGGATGAGCTTACCTACAACAGCAGTTATTTATCCCCATTTCTCTTG GCCTTTGTGGAAGGGAAGTGGAAATTGGAGATTATTTTGCAGTACTTTTCAAAATATTGTGGCAAG GGCCCAGTCCGGACTCGAAGGAGGTCTGATAATTCACAAGAAGATTTGAAACTGGAAAGTGTTCTGAGTTTCTTTTTGACAGCCACAAGCGCAAATGCTATTGTCAAAAAGATGGGTGCAGAAATTGCTCAGCTTCTCTTAACACATGCTTACCAG TTTTGCAGATTCATCTTAGCAGTCCAAGTTACCTGCTTCTCTGGAAATAGTTTTTGCAGATTGCTCCAACGACCTAATTattctagacaaatgattgccACCCTAAGTTACCTGCCAATCAGGTGGGATTTGTTATATCACAAAATCATCCAGATGAACCATAATTGTGTGTCTTGCTGGCACTTCCTTTTACATAACATATAA
- the LOC110434920 gene encoding uncharacterized protein LOC110434920 encodes MVMEAAASLSSASLSVLRHSLRATVCCFVSGGSSSGGLGERMRWRRRAGAGDFRYDPLSYALNFDEGDHGGVDGEEEDRAGGRLVDAFLLSSQLVTRRPGAAAVVEAA; translated from the coding sequence ATGGTAATGGAGGCGGCGGCGTCATTGTCGTCGGCGTCGTTGAGCGTGCTGCGGCACAGTCTACGCGCCACCGTGTGCTGCTTCGtcagcggcggcagcagcagcggggGCCTGGGCGAGCGGATgcggtggcgccgccgcgcggGCGCCGGGGACTTCCGGTACGACCCGCTCAGCTACGCGCTCAACTTCGACGAAGGCGACCACGGAGGAGtcgacggcgaggaggaggaccgcGCCGGTGGCCGCCTCGTCGACGCCTTCCTGTTGTCCTCGCAGCTGGTCACGCGGAGGCCGggggccgccgccgtcgtcgaggCCGCCTAG
- the LOC8077635 gene encoding negative regulator of systemic acquired resistance SNI1 isoform X3: protein MNVGMAPRRMYDGVFQIFRNSRSLELAVASFHLLTELGKQYPRTYVTDSGGHQSLVVVKECWLPFLLGNGAVSSEIGGNVRNSDHLFDPSRFSLLIEAIVEPTNDTDDDNGIKAIENMMLFQYLVNTLEADFVPRHIAYKESLDWVIFRESLLNMLLGSRKLMFKSFVKNCMFILLNQYHPEAKDEVEDIVPSERKAKSASDHDFSLNYSSFESERTLVSLRKLFVMVMKLDLIRKEADTLGLTSRADGFRNPIMEIILDELTYNSSYLSPFLLAFVEGKWKLEIILQYFSKYCGKGPVRTRRRSDNSQEDLKLESVLSFFLTATSANAIVKKMGAEIAQLLLTHAYQVCLSVQDVTSNSTATSEKIGATLQEISSNFISAFQNIRKASPNIQISPFEKEALFTAATLIRKLKSEER, encoded by the exons ATGAACGTTGGCATGGCTCCACG GAGAATGTACGATGGTGTTTTCCAGATTTTTCGAAACAGTAGGTCTCTGGAGCTTGCGGTGGCAAGTTTCCATCTCTTAACAGAATTGGGCAAG CAATATCCAAGAACATATGTGACAGATTCTGGTGGACACCAATCTTTGGTGGTAGTTAAAGAG TGCTGGTTACCTTTTCTCCTTGGCAATGGTGCTGTTAGTAGTGAGATTGGGGGAAACGTGAGGAACTCAGATCACCTATTTGATCCTTCA AGATTCTCATTGCTGATTGAGGCTATTGTGGAACCAACAAATGACACAGATGATGATAATGGAATTAAG GCTATCGAGAATATGATGCTGTTCCAGTATCTTGTCAACACACTTGAAGCAGATTTTGTGCCTCGCCATATTGCATACAAAG AGTCACTAGACTGGGTGATTTTCAGAGAGTCTCTCTTAAATATGCTTCTG GGATCACGAAAGCTGATGTTCAAATCTTTCGTGAAGAACTGCATGTTTATTCTACTCAACCAGTATCACCCTGAAGCTAAAGATGAAGTTGAAGATATCGTACCTTCTGAAAGAAAAGCTAAATCAGCATCTGATCACGATTTCTCCCTAAACTATTCATCCTTCGAGTCAGAAAGGACACTCGTATCTCTCAGGAAATTATTTGTGATG GTTATGAAACTTGACTTGATTAGGAAAGAAGCAGACACATTAGGGCTAACTTCAAGAGCTGACGGGTTCAG AAACCCTATCATGGAAATTATTTTGGATGAGCTTACCTACAACAGCAGTTATTTATCCCCATTTCTCTTG GCCTTTGTGGAAGGGAAGTGGAAATTGGAGATTATTTTGCAGTACTTTTCAAAATATTGTGGCAAG GGCCCAGTCCGGACTCGAAGGAGGTCTGATAATTCACAAGAAGATTTGAAACTGGAAAGTGTTCTGAGTTTCTTTTTGACAGCCACAAGCGCAAATGCTATTGTCAAAAAGATGGGTGCAGAAATTGCTCAGCTTCTCTTAACACATGCTTACCAG GTGTGCCTTTCTGTTCAAGATGTCACTAGCAATTCTACTGCTACCTCCGAAAAAATTGGAGCTACTCTCCAAGAGATATCTTCAAACTTCATATCTGCTTTTCAAAATATCAGAAAAGCTAGCCC GAATATCCAGATATCACCATTCGAGAAAGAAGCTCTGTTTACTGCTGCAACGTTGATTAGAAAATTGAAGAGCGAAGAAAGATAG
- the LOC8079413 gene encoding BRCA1-associated protein, which produces MRTARNQGTLLQKDPSLQWCSLGDLADFLAVALPPAMATGGKPAAPQPPPAAPSSSDRALESVHFSSGNPRIEETRGVVVLHPDPPAAASWSHLPVGRKPRVCVLAVPNHMTYADFCRFCGAFVPHTLEMRIVRTDGAEDQYSVLINFDTQSSTDSFYKHFNGKQFSSLEGDVCQVRFVEDVHYTQLIEHAHTSVTNLAEQPTCPVCLERLDQDPGGILTTICNHSFHCSCISKWTDSSCPVCRYCQQQPEKSMCSICGTLENLWICLICGHVGCGRYKGGHAIEHWKETQHCYSLELETQKVWDYAGDNYVHRLIQSKTDGKLVEYNCHDDHTAESTCSLCSGDAAMSEALLNSKFEAIVEEYNDLVTFQLEKQRNYYESLLLEVKEETEREISAATEKAMSIKLQKLEAKFEKFREEKRFLDEVNGNLVKNQEMWIETIRKAQAREQAALRLKDEKIEKLQEELRGLIAHFECQSAIAQAQDSFSSDIPGDMILPVASESSSSGGDPVGGTRNGKQN; this is translated from the exons ATGCGCACGGCGCGTAACCAAGGAACCCTTTTACAGAAAGACCCCTCCCTTCAATGGTGTTCTCTAGGGGACCTAGCTGATTTCCTCGCCGTCGCCTTGCCTCCGGCCATGGCGACCGGTGGCAAGCCCGCTGCTCCTCAGCCACCTCCCGCCGCGCCCTCCTCCTCTGACCGCGCGCTGGAGTCAGTCCACTTCTCCTCGGGAAACCCTCGCATCGAGGAGACCCGAGGCGTCGTCGTCCTCCACCCCgacccgcccgccgccgcctcctggtCTCATCTCCCG GTGGGGAGGAAGCCGCGGGTGTGCGTGCTCGCCGTGCCCAATCACATGACCTACGCCGACTTCTGCCGTTTCTGCGGTGCCTTCGTCCCCCACACGCTCGAGATGCGCATCGTCAG AACTGATGGAGCAGAGGACCAGTACAGTGTTCTTATAAATTTTGACACTCAGAGCTCCACAGACAGCTTCTATAAGCACTTCAATGGGAAGCAGTTCTCTTCGCTGGAG GGGGATGTTTGCCAAGTCCGTTTTGTGGAAGATGTGCACTACACTCAATTGATTGAGCATGCACATACCTCGGTTACAAACTTGGCTGAGCAACCTACGTGCCCAGTATGTCTTG AACGACTTGACCAAGATCCTGGAGGTATTCTCACAACAATCTGCAACCATTCTTTCCACTGTTCTTGCATATCAAAATGGACAGACTCCTCATGCCCG GTCTGCAGATATTGTCAGCAGCAACCAGAGAAATCCATGTGTTCTATTTGCGGAACTTTGGAGAATCTTTGGATATGTCTAATCTGTGGCCATGTTGGCTGTGGAAG GTACAAAGGTGGACATGCTATTGAACACTGGAAGGAAACACAACATTGCTATTCACTTGAGTTAGAGACACAGAAAGTTTGGGACTATGCTGGGGACAACTATGTCCATCGGCTTATTCAGTCAAAAACAGATGGAAAGCTAGTTGAGTACAATTGCCATGATGATCACACAGCAGAGAGCACGTGTTCACTATGCAGTGGTGATGCCGCAATGAGTGAAGCTCTACTAAACAGTAAATTTGAAGCT ATTGTTGAAGAGTACAATGATCTTGTTACATTTCAACTTGAAAAGCAAAGAAAT TACTATGAGTCACTTCTACTAGAAGTCAAAGAGGAAACTGAGAGAGAAATTTCTGCTGCTACTGAGAAAGCCATGAGCATAAAACTCCAAAAGTTGGAAGCAAAGTTTGAAAAGTTCAGGGAAGAGAAAAGATTTCTTGATGAA GTTAATGGCAATCTTGTCAAGAATCAGGAGATGTGGATTGAAACGATACGAAAAGCACAAGCAAG GGAGCAAGCTGCCCTTAGATTAAAAGATGAGAAGATTGAGAAACTTCAAGAAGAG CTAAGAGGTTTGATAGCCCATTTCGAGTGCCAAAGTGCCATTGCACAAGCTCAAGATTCGTTCTCAAGTGATATACCAGGGGACATGATTCTTCCGGTAGCATCAGAATCATCCTCGAGCGGCGGTGACCCTGTTGGTGGCACTAGAAACGGGAAGCAGAATTGA